A genomic window from Klebsiella quasipneumoniae subsp. quasipneumoniae includes:
- the yjeH gene encoding L-methionine/branched-chain amino acid transporter, giving the protein MSGLKQELGLGQGVGLLSTSLLGTGVFAVPALAALVAGDNSLWAWPLLILLVFPIAIVFALLGRHFPSAGGVAHFVDMAFGPRLASVTGWLFLSVIPVGLPAALHIAIGFGQALFGWHDAQLLLAELGTLAIVWWVGSRGASSSANLQTLVAVLIVALIVAVWWRGGISPAQIPFPAPAEIDRGQLFSALSVMFWCFVGLEAFAHLASEFKHPERDFPRALMIGLLLAGSVYWACTVLVLHFHAFGVEMAAAASLPNIVVRLFGVEALWVACVIGYLACFASLNIYIQSFARLVWSQAQHKPQSYLARLSPRQIPRNALNTVLGSCVVSTLCIYFLDINLDALIVYANGIFIMIYLLCMLAGCRLLRGRYRLLAAVGSILCLLLLAMVGWKSLYALVMLAVLWLFLPRRKLATGSA; this is encoded by the coding sequence ATGAGTGGTTTAAAACAGGAGTTAGGGCTGGGACAGGGAGTCGGGTTGCTTTCCACCTCACTGCTGGGCACCGGCGTTTTCGCCGTTCCGGCGCTGGCGGCGCTGGTCGCTGGCGATAACAGCCTGTGGGCATGGCCGTTGCTTATCCTCCTTGTTTTTCCGATTGCCATCGTCTTCGCCCTGCTGGGCCGCCATTTCCCCAGCGCGGGCGGCGTGGCCCACTTTGTCGATATGGCCTTTGGCCCACGTCTGGCCAGCGTCACCGGCTGGCTGTTTTTATCGGTTATCCCGGTCGGACTCCCTGCCGCCCTGCACATCGCCATCGGCTTCGGCCAGGCGCTGTTCGGCTGGCATGATGCGCAGCTGCTGCTGGCGGAGCTGGGTACCCTGGCCATCGTCTGGTGGGTCGGTTCACGTGGCGCCAGCTCCAGCGCCAACCTGCAGACGCTGGTTGCCGTGCTGATCGTGGCGCTGATCGTCGCCGTCTGGTGGCGCGGCGGGATAAGTCCGGCGCAGATCCCCTTCCCCGCCCCGGCGGAGATCGACCGCGGCCAGCTCTTCTCTGCGCTGTCGGTGATGTTCTGGTGCTTTGTCGGCCTGGAAGCCTTTGCCCACCTCGCCTCGGAGTTTAAACACCCCGAGCGCGATTTTCCCCGCGCGCTGATGATAGGCCTGCTGCTTGCCGGTTCGGTCTACTGGGCCTGCACCGTGCTGGTGTTGCACTTCCACGCCTTTGGCGTGGAGATGGCGGCGGCGGCGTCATTACCGAATATCGTGGTCCGCCTGTTCGGCGTCGAAGCGCTGTGGGTGGCCTGCGTCATCGGTTACCTCGCCTGTTTCGCCAGCCTCAACATCTATATTCAGAGCTTCGCCCGCCTGGTCTGGTCGCAGGCGCAGCATAAGCCACAGAGCTACCTCGCGAGGCTGTCGCCGCGGCAGATCCCACGCAACGCCCTCAACACCGTGCTGGGCTCCTGCGTGGTCAGCACCTTGTGTATCTATTTTCTCGATATCAATCTGGACGCGCTGATCGTCTATGCCAACGGCATTTTCATCATGATCTATCTGCTGTGCATGCTGGCGGGCTGTCGTTTGCTGCGCGGGCGCTATCGGCTGCTGGCGGCGGTGGGCAGCATTCTCTGTCTGCTGCTGCTGGCGATGGTCGGCTGGAAGAGTCTGTACGCGCTGGTGATGCTGGCGGTGCTGTGGTTGTTTTTACCGAGACGTAAGCTGGCGACAGGAAGCGCATAG
- the groL gene encoding chaperonin GroEL (60 kDa chaperone family; promotes refolding of misfolded polypeptides especially under stressful conditions; forms two stacked rings of heptamers to form a barrel-shaped 14mer; ends can be capped by GroES; misfolded proteins enter the barrel where they are refolded when GroES binds), with product MAAKDVKFGNDARVKMLRGVNVLADAVKVTLGPKGRNVVLDKSFGAPTITKDGVSVAREIELEDKFENMGAQMVKEVASKANDAAGDGTTTATVLAQAIVNEGLKAVAAGMNPMDLKRGIDKAVVAAVEELKALSVPCSDSKAIAQVGTISANSDETVGKLIAEAMDKVGKEGVITVEDGTGLEDELDVVEGMQFDRGYLSPYFINKPDTGAVELESPFILLADKKISNIREMLPVLEAVAKAGKPLVIIAEDVEGEALATLVVNTMRGIVKVAAVKAPGFGDRRKAMLQDIATLTGGTVISEEIGMELEKATLEDLGQAKRVVINKDTTTIIDGVGEESAIQGRVAQIRKQIEEATSDYDREKLQERVAKLAGGVAVIKVGAATEVEMKEKKARVDDALHATRAAVEEGVVAGGGVALVRVAAKLAGLTGQNEDQNVGIKVALRAMEAPLRQIVSNAGEEPSVVANNVKAGDGNYGYNAATEEYGNMIDFGILDPTKVTRSALQYAASVAGLMITTECMVTDLPKGDAPDLGAAGGMGGMGGMGGMM from the coding sequence ATGGCAGCAAAAGACGTAAAATTCGGTAACGACGCTCGTGTTAAAATGCTGCGCGGCGTAAACGTACTGGCAGATGCAGTTAAAGTGACCCTGGGCCCGAAAGGCCGTAACGTGGTTCTGGACAAATCCTTCGGCGCGCCGACCATCACCAAAGATGGTGTTTCCGTTGCACGTGAAATCGAGCTGGAAGACAAGTTCGAAAACATGGGCGCGCAGATGGTGAAAGAAGTTGCCTCTAAAGCGAACGACGCGGCAGGCGACGGCACCACCACCGCAACCGTGCTGGCGCAGGCTATCGTGAACGAAGGCCTGAAAGCCGTTGCTGCAGGCATGAACCCGATGGATCTGAAACGTGGTATCGACAAAGCTGTCGTTGCCGCTGTTGAAGAACTGAAAGCGCTGTCCGTTCCGTGCTCTGACTCCAAAGCTATCGCTCAGGTAGGTACCATCTCCGCTAACTCCGACGAAACCGTCGGTAAACTGATCGCGGAAGCGATGGATAAAGTTGGCAAAGAAGGCGTGATCACCGTTGAAGACGGTACCGGTCTGGAAGACGAACTGGACGTGGTTGAAGGTATGCAGTTCGACCGCGGCTACCTGTCTCCGTACTTCATCAACAAGCCGGACACCGGCGCCGTTGAGCTGGAAAGCCCGTTCATCCTGCTTGCTGACAAAAAAATCTCCAACATCCGCGAAATGCTGCCGGTTCTGGAAGCCGTAGCGAAAGCTGGCAAACCGCTGGTTATCATCGCTGAAGACGTTGAAGGCGAAGCGCTGGCGACCCTGGTGGTTAACACCATGCGCGGCATCGTGAAAGTGGCTGCGGTGAAAGCGCCGGGCTTCGGCGACCGTCGTAAAGCCATGCTGCAGGATATCGCGACGCTGACTGGCGGTACCGTTATCTCTGAAGAGATCGGTATGGAGCTGGAAAAAGCGACTCTGGAAGACCTGGGCCAGGCGAAACGCGTGGTTATCAACAAAGACACCACCACCATCATCGATGGCGTTGGCGAAGAATCCGCAATCCAGGGCCGCGTTGCTCAGATCCGTAAGCAGATCGAAGAAGCAACCTCCGACTACGACCGTGAAAAACTGCAGGAACGTGTCGCTAAACTGGCTGGCGGCGTTGCCGTAATCAAAGTCGGCGCGGCAACCGAAGTTGAAATGAAAGAGAAAAAAGCACGCGTCGACGATGCCCTGCACGCCACTCGTGCTGCGGTTGAAGAAGGCGTGGTGGCTGGCGGCGGCGTAGCGCTGGTTCGCGTTGCAGCGAAACTCGCTGGCCTGACCGGTCAGAACGAAGATCAGAACGTCGGTATCAAAGTTGCGCTGCGCGCAATGGAAGCGCCGCTGCGTCAGATCGTGTCCAACGCCGGTGAAGAGCCGTCTGTTGTGGCGAACAACGTGAAAGCCGGCGACGGTAACTACGGTTATAACGCGGCAACTGAAGAATACGGCAACATGATCGACTTCGGTATCCTGGACCCAACCAAAGTCACCCGTTCTGCACTGCAGTACGCGGCTTCCGTGGCTGGCCTGATGATCACCACCGAGTGCATGGTGACCGACCTGCCGAAAGGCGATGCGCCTGATTTAGGTGCTGCTGGCGGTATGGGCGGCATGGGCGGTATGGGCGGCATGATGTAA
- the aspA gene encoding aspartate ammonia-lyase: MLNNIRIEEDLLGTREVPADAYYGVHTLRAIENFYISNSKISDIPEFVRGMVMVKKAAALANKELQTIPKSAANAIIAACDEVLNNGKCMDQFPVDVFQGGAGTSVNMNTNEVLANIGLELMGHQKGEYQYLNPNDHVNKCQSTNDAYPTGFRIAVYASILKLIDAIKQLGEGFQAKAEEFQDILKMGRTQLQDAVPMTLGQEFHAFNVLLNEETKSILRTAELLLEVNLGATAIGTRLNTPDGYQQLAVQKLAEVSNLPVVPAEDLIEATSDCGAYVMVHSSLKRLAVKLSKICNDLRLLSSGPRAGLNEINLPELQAGSSIMPAKVNPVVPEVVNQVCFKVIGNDTTVTMASEAGQLQLNVMEPVIGQAMFESIHILTNACYNLLEKCVNGITANKAVCEGYVYNSIGIVTYLNPFIGHHNGDIVGKICAETGKSVREVVLERGLLTAAELDDIFSAQNLMHPAYKAKRYTDESEQ, translated from the coding sequence ATGTTAAACAACATTCGTATCGAAGAAGATCTGTTGGGCACCAGGGAAGTTCCCGCGGACGCTTACTACGGCGTTCATACTCTGCGAGCGATTGAAAACTTCTACATTAGCAACAGCAAAATCAGCGACATACCAGAATTCGTGCGCGGCATGGTGATGGTGAAGAAAGCCGCCGCGCTGGCGAACAAGGAGCTGCAGACCATTCCCAAAAGCGCGGCAAATGCGATTATCGCCGCCTGTGACGAAGTCCTGAATAACGGCAAATGCATGGACCAGTTCCCGGTCGATGTCTTCCAGGGCGGGGCCGGCACCTCCGTAAACATGAACACCAACGAAGTCCTGGCAAACATCGGCCTCGAGCTGATGGGCCACCAGAAAGGCGAATACCAGTACCTGAACCCAAACGATCACGTCAACAAATGCCAGTCCACCAACGATGCCTACCCGACCGGATTCCGCATTGCGGTGTATGCCTCTATCCTCAAGTTAATCGATGCGATTAAGCAGCTGGGCGAAGGTTTCCAGGCGAAAGCCGAGGAGTTCCAGGACATCCTCAAGATGGGCCGCACCCAGCTGCAGGACGCGGTGCCGATGACCCTCGGTCAGGAGTTCCATGCCTTCAATGTGCTGCTCAATGAAGAGACCAAAAGCATTCTGCGCACTGCGGAGCTGCTGCTGGAAGTGAACCTTGGCGCAACCGCCATCGGCACACGCCTCAACACCCCGGACGGTTATCAACAGCTGGCGGTGCAGAAGCTGGCGGAAGTGAGCAACTTACCGGTCGTTCCGGCGGAAGATCTGATTGAAGCCACCTCGGACTGCGGGGCGTACGTCATGGTTCACAGCTCGCTGAAACGCCTGGCGGTGAAACTGTCCAAGATCTGTAACGACCTGCGCCTGCTCTCTTCCGGACCGCGCGCGGGCCTCAACGAAATTAACCTGCCTGAGCTGCAGGCTGGCTCTTCTATTATGCCGGCGAAGGTTAACCCGGTGGTGCCGGAGGTGGTCAACCAGGTCTGCTTTAAAGTGATCGGCAACGACACCACGGTGACCATGGCCTCAGAAGCCGGGCAGCTGCAGCTGAACGTGATGGAGCCGGTGATCGGCCAGGCAATGTTCGAGTCTATCCACATTCTGACCAACGCCTGCTACAACCTGCTGGAGAAATGCGTCAACGGCATTACTGCCAACAAAGCGGTGTGCGAAGGTTACGTCTATAACTCCATCGGCATCGTCACCTACCTCAACCCGTTTATCGGCCACCACAATGGCGATATCGTCGGCAAGATCTGCGCCGAAACCGGGAAGAGCGTGCGGGAAGTGGTGCTGGAGCGTGGGCTGCTGACGGCGGCGGAGCTGGATGACATTTTCTCCGCGCAAAACCTGATGCATCCCGCTTATAAAGCGAAGCGTTATACCGATGAAAGCGAACAGTAA
- a CDS encoding co-chaperone GroES: MSIRPLHDRVIVKRKEVETKSAGGIVLTGSAAAKSTRGEIIAVGKGRILENGTVQPLDVKVGDIVIFNDGYGVKTEKIDNEEVLIMSESDILAIVEA; this comes from the coding sequence ATGAGTATTCGTCCGTTACATGATCGTGTGATCGTCAAACGTAAAGAAGTTGAAACCAAATCTGCGGGCGGCATCGTTCTGACCGGTTCTGCAGCAGCTAAGTCAACGCGTGGCGAAATCATCGCTGTCGGTAAAGGCCGCATCCTGGAAAACGGGACCGTGCAGCCGCTGGACGTTAAAGTTGGTGACATCGTGATTTTCAACGATGGCTACGGCGTGAAGACTGAGAAGATTGACAACGAAGAAGTGCTGATCATGTCCGAAAGCGACATCCTGGCAATTGTTGAAGCTTAA
- a CDS encoding DUF4156 domain-containing protein — MQVKYLAGIVGAALLLAGCSSSNELTSAGQNVRFVQDKPGAECQLLGTATGKQSNWLSGQNGDEGGSMRGAANALRNQAAAMGGNVIYGVSSPTQNLLSSFVPTDSEMNGQVYKCPN, encoded by the coding sequence ATGCAGGTAAAATATTTAGCAGGGATTGTCGGCGCAGCCTTACTGTTGGCAGGTTGCAGTTCCAGCAATGAATTAACCTCTGCCGGCCAGAATGTGCGCTTCGTGCAGGATAAGCCGGGCGCAGAGTGTCAGCTGTTAGGGACCGCGACGGGTAAACAGAGCAACTGGCTCTCCGGCCAGAATGGCGATGAGGGTGGCTCCATGCGCGGTGCGGCTAACGCCCTGCGTAACCAGGCGGCAGCCATGGGCGGCAACGTGATTTATGGCGTCAGCAGCCCGACGCAAAATCTGTTGTCGAGCTTTGTGCCCACCGACAGCGAGATGAACGGCCAGGTTTATAAGTGTCCGAACTGA
- the yjeJ gene encoding YjeJ family protein: protein MQGTFIGFNTAGITFEERFLALLLKVKKANDTCEIFYLQAPVLSDLLLILQSRMALIFQRLENKGEAYKDEIIAYNETLVTHIPTVEMAEIQQPSPERRIMSITLKPGETQSTLILVFQDEQIKTLTIDDRQVEALIIGIQQALKTVGDQELIQYLSSNMDFLMCYSVDLTTQPNIDYQQYPQEEWKLNLFSHYLGVLYCCETDEGKKIVSGAVVKTSAPHLSEMENSVVVRLIEKSPKLKAMHTALAPCQIFSTIIPSQPGRMLSLEECLRPLHAFYLEKKAELNA, encoded by the coding sequence ATGCAAGGAACGTTTATTGGTTTTAATACTGCAGGAATTACTTTTGAAGAGCGTTTCCTGGCGCTGTTACTTAAGGTCAAGAAAGCGAATGATACCTGTGAGATTTTCTATCTTCAGGCACCCGTATTATCCGACCTGCTTCTGATATTGCAAAGTAGAATGGCCTTAATTTTTCAGCGACTTGAAAATAAAGGCGAGGCTTACAAAGATGAGATTATCGCTTATAACGAAACACTCGTAACCCATATCCCCACGGTAGAAATGGCTGAAATACAACAGCCTTCTCCTGAGCGGCGTATAATGTCTATTACGCTTAAACCTGGCGAAACGCAGTCAACGCTGATCCTGGTATTTCAGGATGAGCAAATTAAGACGTTAACTATTGATGACCGACAGGTTGAAGCCCTGATAATCGGTATTCAACAGGCATTAAAAACAGTCGGCGATCAGGAACTTATCCAGTATTTAAGTTCAAATATGGATTTTTTAATGTGCTACAGCGTCGACTTAACTACTCAGCCGAATATTGATTACCAGCAGTATCCCCAGGAAGAATGGAAGCTAAACCTGTTTTCCCATTATCTGGGCGTGCTCTATTGCTGCGAGACGGACGAAGGCAAGAAAATTGTCTCCGGAGCGGTGGTAAAAACCAGTGCGCCACATTTATCTGAAATGGAAAACAGCGTGGTAGTACGCCTTATTGAGAAAAGCCCCAAGCTTAAGGCGATGCACACGGCGCTGGCGCCATGCCAAATCTTCAGTACCATTATTCCTTCCCAGCCAGGAAGAATGCTCAGCCTGGAAGAGTGTCTGCGTCCCCTGCATGCCTTCTATCTGGAGAAGAAAGCGGAGCTTAACGCCTGA
- a CDS encoding anaerobic C4-dicarboxylate transporter: MFGAELVIVLLAIYLGARLSGIGIGFAGGLGVLVLTLIFQIKPGAIPFDVIEIIMAVIAAIAAMQVAGGMDYLVSLAERMLRRHPKYITFLAPLVTWFMTVLAGTGHTAFSTLPVITEVAKEQGIRPSRPLSIAVVASQIAITASPISAAVVFFAGILEPLGVSYLMLLAICIPVTLLAVMLTAIVCNFLGCELKDDPVYQERLAKGEVRLRGSQVFELKPHAKRSVLLFLIGIVAVMFYATAISDTVGLIKNPVLPRNEAIVVFMLTIATLISITCKIDTGEVLNASTFKSGMSACVCVLGVAWLGDTFVKAHISDIQAVAGDLLHNYPWLLAVVLFFAATLLYSQAATTKALMPAALMLGVSPLTAIASFAAVSALFVLPTYPTLLAAVEMDDTGSTRIGKYVFNHAFLIPGVIAITLCVILGFIFGGIML, translated from the coding sequence ATGTTTGGTGCAGAACTGGTTATTGTCCTGCTGGCGATTTATCTCGGCGCCCGGCTCAGCGGCATCGGTATCGGCTTTGCCGGTGGCCTTGGCGTCCTTGTCCTGACGCTTATTTTTCAAATTAAACCGGGTGCGATCCCCTTCGACGTTATTGAAATCATTATGGCGGTGATTGCCGCTATCGCCGCCATGCAGGTCGCAGGCGGAATGGATTACCTGGTCAGCCTCGCCGAACGGATGCTGCGTCGCCACCCGAAATATATTACCTTCCTTGCCCCGCTGGTGACCTGGTTTATGACCGTACTCGCCGGCACCGGCCATACCGCCTTCTCCACGCTGCCGGTGATCACCGAAGTGGCCAAAGAGCAAGGCATCCGTCCGTCCCGTCCGCTATCGATTGCGGTGGTGGCCTCCCAGATAGCGATCACCGCTTCGCCCATCTCCGCCGCGGTAGTGTTCTTTGCCGGGATCCTGGAGCCGCTGGGCGTTAGCTACCTGATGCTGCTGGCCATCTGTATTCCGGTCACCCTGCTGGCGGTGATGCTCACCGCTATCGTCTGCAATTTCCTCGGCTGCGAACTGAAAGATGACCCGGTTTACCAGGAGCGGCTGGCCAAGGGTGAGGTCAGACTGCGCGGCAGCCAGGTGTTTGAGCTGAAGCCGCACGCCAAACGTTCCGTTCTGCTGTTTCTGATCGGCATCGTGGCGGTGATGTTCTACGCCACGGCCATCAGCGATACCGTCGGTCTGATCAAAAACCCGGTACTACCGCGTAACGAGGCGATCGTGGTGTTTATGCTGACCATCGCCACGCTGATCAGCATCACCTGCAAAATCGACACCGGCGAAGTGCTCAATGCCAGCACCTTTAAGTCCGGCATGAGCGCCTGCGTCTGCGTGCTCGGCGTCGCCTGGCTGGGGGATACCTTCGTTAAAGCGCATATCAGCGATATCCAGGCCGTGGCCGGCGACCTGCTGCATAACTACCCGTGGCTGCTGGCGGTGGTGCTGTTCTTTGCCGCCACGCTGCTCTACTCGCAGGCGGCCACCACCAAAGCGCTGATGCCCGCCGCGCTGATGCTGGGCGTGAGCCCTCTCACGGCCATCGCCTCGTTTGCCGCCGTCTCCGCCCTTTTCGTTCTGCCGACCTACCCCACCCTGCTGGCGGCGGTCGAAATGGATGACACCGGCTCCACCCGCATCGGTAAATACGTCTTCAACCACGCCTTCCTGATCCCCGGCGTCATCGCCATTACGCTGTGCGTGATCCTCGGGTTTATTTTTGGCGGCATCATGCTGTAA
- the cutA gene encoding divalent cation tolerance protein CutA — protein sequence MTTPDAVVVLCTAPDEATAQDLAAKALAEKLAACATLLPGATSLYYWEGKLEQEYEVQMLLKTDLAHQQALLDCLKSHHPYQTPELLVLPVTYGDNDYLSWLTASLR from the coding sequence ATGACTACGCCTGATGCTGTTGTTGTGCTCTGTACCGCGCCGGATGAAGCGACCGCCCAGGATCTGGCGGCAAAAGCGCTGGCCGAAAAGCTGGCCGCCTGCGCCACGCTCCTGCCGGGCGCCACCTCGCTCTATTACTGGGAAGGGAAGCTGGAGCAGGAGTATGAAGTTCAGATGCTGCTCAAAACCGATCTTGCCCATCAGCAGGCGCTGCTGGACTGCCTGAAGTCTCACCACCCGTATCAAACCCCTGAACTGCTGGTTCTGCCCGTCACGTATGGAGACAACGATTACCTCTCATGGCTTACCGCATCTTTACGCTGA
- a CDS encoding protein-disulfide reductase DsbD yields the protein MAYRIFTLILLLCSASATAGLFDAPGRSNFVPADQAFAFDFQQQQHDLNLSWQIKDGYYLYRQQFTFRAAGATIAEPALPAGEWHEDEFYGKSEIFRQRLTVPVTVKQADKDATLTVTWQGCADAGFCYPPETKVIPLSAVLAASADGRATTIAPAPPASSRPAFNPPLPVEPRPAPEVATSPAPASAPPADAPARLPFTALWALLIGIGIAFTPCVLPMYPLISGIVLGGKQRLSTARALLLAFIYVQGMALTYTALGLVVAAAGLQFQAALQHPYVLVGLSAVFILLALSMFGLFTLQLPSSLQTRLALLSNKRQGGSPGGVFAMGAIAGLICSPCTTAPLSAILLYIAQSGNLWLGGGTLYLYALGMGLPLILVTVFGNRLLPKSGPWMSHVKTAFGFVILALPVFLLERILGDQWGLRLWSMLGVAFFSWAFITSLGATRPWMRLAQIILLAAALVSARPLQDWAFGAPAPEQQAHLSFTRVSSVTELDRALAQAKGQPVMLDLYADWCVACKEFEKYTFRSPDVQQALKGVVLLQVDVTKNSPQDAALLKRLQVLGLPTILFFNAQGQEQPDRRVTGFMDAAAFSAHLRDWQA from the coding sequence ATGGCTTACCGCATCTTTACGCTGATCCTGCTGCTGTGCAGCGCGTCAGCCACCGCCGGGTTATTCGACGCGCCGGGGCGCTCGAACTTTGTGCCTGCTGACCAGGCCTTCGCCTTTGACTTTCAGCAGCAACAGCATGACCTCAACCTGAGCTGGCAAATCAAGGATGGTTACTATCTTTATCGTCAACAGTTTACCTTCCGCGCCGCCGGGGCGACGATCGCCGAACCGGCGCTGCCGGCGGGCGAGTGGCATGAGGATGAGTTTTACGGCAAAAGCGAGATCTTTCGTCAGCGCCTGACTGTCCCGGTCACGGTGAAGCAGGCGGACAAAGACGCCACCCTCACCGTCACCTGGCAGGGCTGCGCCGATGCCGGATTCTGTTATCCGCCGGAGACCAAAGTGATCCCGCTGAGCGCCGTGCTGGCGGCTTCGGCAGATGGCCGGGCGACCACCATTGCCCCTGCGCCGCCGGCGAGCAGCCGTCCGGCGTTCAACCCGCCGCTGCCGGTTGAGCCGCGTCCGGCCCCGGAGGTCGCCACTTCACCTGCGCCTGCCTCAGCGCCGCCCGCTGACGCCCCCGCCCGCCTGCCTTTCACCGCCCTGTGGGCGCTGCTGATAGGCATTGGTATCGCCTTCACCCCCTGCGTGCTGCCGATGTATCCGCTGATTTCCGGCATCGTGCTGGGCGGCAAACAGCGGCTTTCCACCGCGCGCGCCCTGCTGCTGGCCTTTATTTATGTCCAGGGGATGGCCTTAACCTATACCGCGCTGGGGCTGGTGGTGGCCGCCGCCGGGCTGCAGTTCCAGGCGGCCCTGCAGCACCCGTATGTGCTGGTGGGTCTGTCGGCAGTGTTTATACTGCTGGCGCTCTCCATGTTCGGCCTGTTCACGCTACAGCTGCCCTCCTCGCTGCAGACCCGGCTGGCGCTGCTCAGCAATAAGCGCCAGGGCGGCTCGCCCGGCGGAGTCTTTGCGATGGGCGCGATTGCCGGGCTGATCTGCTCCCCCTGCACCACTGCGCCGCTGAGCGCCATCCTGTTATATATCGCCCAGAGCGGTAATCTGTGGCTGGGCGGCGGCACGCTGTACCTCTACGCGCTGGGCATGGGCCTGCCGTTGATTCTCGTCACCGTGTTTGGCAACCGTCTGCTGCCGAAGAGCGGCCCGTGGATGAGCCATGTGAAGACCGCCTTCGGATTCGTGATCCTGGCTCTGCCCGTTTTCCTGCTGGAGCGCATCCTCGGCGACCAGTGGGGATTACGTCTGTGGTCAATGCTTGGCGTCGCCTTCTTCAGCTGGGCGTTTATCACCTCGCTGGGCGCGACCCGGCCGTGGATGCGGCTGGCGCAAATCATTCTTCTTGCCGCCGCGCTGGTTAGCGCCCGTCCGCTGCAGGACTGGGCGTTTGGCGCCCCGGCGCCCGAGCAGCAGGCGCATCTGTCCTTCACCCGCGTCAGCTCGGTGACCGAGCTTGATCGGGCGCTGGCGCAGGCAAAAGGCCAGCCGGTGATGCTCGATCTCTACGCCGACTGGTGTGTAGCCTGCAAAGAGTTTGAAAAATACACCTTTCGTTCACCTGACGTGCAGCAGGCGCTGAAAGGCGTCGTGTTATTACAGGTTGATGTGACAAAAAACAGTCCGCAAGACGCCGCGCTGCTGAAGCGCCTGCAGGTGCTCGGTCTGCCGACGATCCTGTTCTTCAACGCGCAGGGCCAGGAACAACCCGACCGGCGGGTCACCGGCTTTATGGATGCTGCGGCATTCAGCGCCCATTTGCGCGATTGGCAAGCGTGA
- a CDS encoding FxsA family protein translates to MRWIPFIAFFLYVYIEISIFIQVAHVLGVFMTLILVIFSSVVGMSLVRNQGFKNFLLMQQKMAAGESPAAEMIKSVSLIIAGLLLLIPGFFTDFLGLLLLLPPVQKHLTMKLMPHLRFSRMPGGGFSAGTGGGETFEGEYQRKDEQRDRLDHKDDRRD, encoded by the coding sequence GTGCGTTGGATTCCGTTTATTGCCTTTTTTCTTTACGTTTACATTGAGATATCGATCTTTATCCAGGTCGCGCACGTGTTGGGCGTCTTTATGACGCTGATCCTGGTGATCTTTAGCTCGGTGGTGGGGATGTCGCTGGTGCGCAACCAGGGCTTCAAAAACTTCCTGCTGATGCAGCAGAAGATGGCCGCGGGCGAGAGCCCGGCGGCGGAGATGATCAAGAGCGTCTCGCTGATTATCGCTGGCCTGCTGCTGTTGATCCCGGGGTTCTTTACCGACTTCCTCGGCCTGCTGCTGCTTTTGCCCCCGGTGCAGAAGCACCTGACGATGAAGCTGATGCCGCATTTGCGCTTCAGCCGGATGCCGGGTGGCGGCTTTAGCGCCGGGACTGGCGGCGGAGAGACCTTCGAAGGGGAATACCAGCGCAAGGATGAACAGCGCGACCGTCTGGACCACAAGGACGATCGCCGCGATTAA